In Sphingobacterium sp. SRCM116780, the genomic stretch GAATGGATAGAAAAGCAGCTGTGTTGCTATATTTAAGATAACGTTTGATACTTTCGGAGGAAGATAATGTGATCACTATATTTAAATGTTGTATGGAGATGCTGGCTTCTTTCAGTTTGGTGTCAATGATATCACGTGTTCCTGAACCAGTCTCTCTAAAGACGAGAGGTATTTTATATAGATCATTGATCATATATTTGTCGTTGTCCAATTCAGGGTTGTCGCTTCTCGTAACCAAGACAATTTCGTCTTTTATATAAGGAGTAAATTTTAGTGAGCGATTGTCTGGTAAACCCTCCGTGATACCCAGATGGATCTCATTCTTGATGAGGAGTTCTTCCACTCGCTTTGAGTTTGCTTGAATTACTCTTATCTCATTTTTCGGAAATTGGAAATTAAACGCTACTAACAGTTTTGGAATAACATATTGTGATATTGTTGTACTTATCCCCAAAAAAAGGTTACCATTTTGTTTTCCGATTATTTCATTAATCTCATAAGTCGCTTGATTGTATTGTTCCAATATGATCTGGGCATGATGATAGAGCATCTTTCCTGCAGAAGTAAGTGCTAGTCGATTTCCTAATCGTTCGAATAAAGGTGTTCCAATCGAATTTTCTATTTCTTGAATATTTTTGCTGACTGCGGGTTGAGATATAAATAATTCGGATGCAGCCTTTGTAAAGTTGAGCGTATTTGCCGCGACATAAAAAACTTTTAACCTAAAATCGAAATCCATACAAGAGCTAATTTAATGCGTAACTGAAACCTAGTATTATCAAATCTATTAAAAAATAGATGCGCTTTGTTGTGTTAACAAAATTGTCACAATCTAAGCGGTATAATTATTTTTTGGAATAGCGTGACTCAGCTCGAATGAGTACTACCGAACAATAGTATATATAGCGCTCTAAAATGGAATAAAACAACATCTTTTTTAGGTTTTTAGAAATACAATGGTTTTGAAAAACTTTATGTTATTCTAATGAAGTGGCATTGTTTTTTAGTTCCATTTCAAAAAATAAAAATAATTTCTTTTGTTATTACGAATTTTTCGTATTATTGCGTATAAATAGTAGCTTAGTAATCAGATATGGAAAAGTTAACCGCACAAGAAGAACAAGCAATGCAAGCCATTTGGAATCTTAAGGCATGTTTTGTAAAAGAAATTTTGGATAATATCAAAGGAGAGAAGATGCCGTATACAACTTTGGCTTCTACGGTAAAAAACCTAGAAAAAAAAGGATTTGTAAAATCGGTGAAGTATGCCAATGCAAACCGATATGAACCATTGATTTCTGAGGAGAACTACAAGGACAAATTTATGCATTCCTTTGTTGGTGATTATTTTAAGAATTCGTATAAAGACATGGTTTCTTTTTTTGTGAAAGAGGAAAAACTCTCCGCATCTGAATTGGAAGAAATCGTACAAATGATTAAGGACAATAAAAGCGAATAACGATGGAAAATATCCTAAATTATGCTATTCAAATTAATGTATTGCTCAGTGTCGTATACTTAGGCTATGCTTTGTTATTAAAAAACCTAACATTTTATAAGCTGAACCGCTCTTATTTTATGGCAGGTATTTTATTTTCATTCACTTACCCTTTTTTAGATATACAATCTTGGTTTGCCAAACCTATTCCATCCGTAGGGGAGATCGCGATGGATTGGTCTATGTATTTTAGAAAAGATACTGAAACTTCAATTTTTACATTAAATAATTTACTGCTCGTCTTATTTGCAATTGGCATTTTGCTATTACTTTGCCGTTTTATTCTGCAGATGGTCAGCTTATTGCGTATTCATATTTATTCGGAACCAGCGCAATGGCAGTCTTATTTCTTCAGAAATGTTTTTATACCGATCGTCCCTTTTTCTTTTTTAAATAAAATATATGTCAATCGTGAACATCATAATGATCCTGAGTTACTAGATATTTTTAAGCATGAGGATATCCATGTAAAGGGTCTGCATTCGATTGATATTTTAATCAGTGAGTTTACTTTAATCAGCAGCTGGTTTAATCCTTTCGTATGGCTCATACGCAAAGCGATACGCGAAAATTTAGAATTCTTAACGGATCAACAGGTATTAAATAATGGCGTTGATAGACAAACATATCAATATAGTTTGCTACGTGTAAATAATAACGATGGCACCGCAGCATTGGGTAATCAATTTAGTTTTAAAACTTTAAAAAGAAGAATTATGATGATGAATAAAAAACGCTCCGCAAAAATACAAATGAGCAAATATGCTTTTATGTTACCTGTTTTTATTTTAACTGCAGGCGCTTTCACTTTAAATAAAGCAGAAGCCAAAATCATGGAAGCCATTGATGCAACTAAAGACATCAATTTAAAACCTGTTTTACCTAATATCTCAATTTTAGATTTAAGTCAAGGCACGTTGAAAGGAAAAGTGACTGGTATAAGGGTGAAAAGTGACACACTGTCTGTTAAAGCAAAACAAGATGGTGGTTCGGTTAAGATCGTTAAAAGAATAGAAATTGAAGATAATATCACCCAAGGAAATCCAATTTTAAAAAGGGATGTATTGTATGTTATGGATGGAAAGGAAATTGATGCAGAAGATATTAAGACTGTAGACCCCAATAGCATAAAAGCAATAAATGTTCTTAAAGATAAAAGTGCAACTCGCAAATATGGAGATAAAGGTAATAATGGGGTTGTAGAGATTACGAGCAGATCGAGAGAAAATTCTGTTGAGGAGGTAACAAAAGGTGACGCTGTTGGTTTATATATGGAGTCTGTTGATCATGTAGATGGAGTTAGCAAAATTAGGCTACGTGGGAAAGCGGTAGAACCATTAGTTATTCTGGACGGAAAAATCTATGATGGTGAAGTAAATTCTATTAAACCAGATAATATTGAAAGTATAGAGGTACTAAAAGACGCTTCAGCTACTGATCTTTATGGAGTTAAAGGTGGAAATGGTGTTATTTTAATCACTTCTAAGAAGGGAGAGAAGGTCGTGGGATATAGTTCTAAAAATTTTGTAGATAAAAAAGAATCTTCAAAAAATTACAAAACAATAATCTTAAACAATAAAAAACCATTCATTTTAGATGAGACTTCTTCAAATAAAAACAAGATAATGATTCGTGAAAAAGAAATAAAACCATTAATTGTTTTGGATGGAAAGCCGAAGGATAATGATTTCGATTTGAATACCATAAATCCAAACGATATTGAATCGGTTACTGTCTTAAAAGACGCTTCAGCTACTGATCTTTATGGAGCTAAAGTTGGAAATGGTGTGATTCTTGTCACGACAAAAAATGGTGACGATAAAACGGATGGAAAGTCAGGTTACAAAACCGATACTGTCACTATTATGGGAGTGAAATCAGTTGGATCCGACAAAAAATAAAATATTAAGAGGCAAATGAAGATGGAATTTGAAAAATAAGAAATATAAAAACCTTCAAAATTCTTCAATTTTGAAGGTTTTTATATTTCTTATGCTTCCGTTATCTCGATTCCGCTATGGTAAAAGGTTGATAAGGACTCAAATTGAAAGTAAAATTTCCATATGAATTTGTACCACCAACACTTCTCACTTTGGCCATTACCGTATATTTTGAATGAGGGTTATAATTTTTGACTTCAAAATTAAAGAAAAAAGGTTTGATTTTGTTCGTCCCCCTAAATTTATCAGCCAAAGCATGATGATTATCTGAAGCAATAACCTTTCCATCTTCTAAAAGCTGTACGCCATCAATTTCTAAGAAATTTTTACCTTCAGTAAAGAAAAAACCTGTTTGGATACGCCCATTTGTGTACACTTTTTTAGTTACGTCAACATTCATTTCCTTGAATTCTTCAGAAACAGTAGCAGGCGACCATTTTGATACGATATAGCCACCACTTCTATAATAATCAACCTTCAATTCGTTTAATCGATCATAATGATGATTCAATCGATTAGAGAAATTAGTGAAATCTTTCTTGTCTTTAGCTGTCCATCCTGTTTCGGCAACAGCTAATAGACGAGGGAAGTTTTGAACATTCATATCTTTTACTTCTTGGGGCAATGCAGTCCATTGATTTGCTTGTACACCTAATACCAATTTTTCTTCTTCAGACGTTAATCCTTGAGCTGGATCATAATTATAAACCCTCTCAATTGTATTGATATTATCATAAGCAAGGTCACTCATCGTACCATCATTGCGATCAGCCTGTGTGATATCGAAATATAAAGGGGCAGTAGGAGTCGCCACACTTTGAAAGCCATTCTCAACGGCTTGTTTTATGGCATCAGCACCAAGCCAACTCATAATCGCAGTCTCCTTTGGTAGATTTTTAGCATCAGCTAAAATATCATTCCATCCTAGTGGTATCTTTCCTTTACCACTGATTATTTTTGAAATTCTTGTTACAAAGTAGCTTTGAAGTTCTTGAACATTTTTGAGGTTATTTTTTTGCATGAAATCTATTACATGAGGCTCTTTTTCCCAAAGATCATGACGTACTTCATCTCCTCCAAAGTGAACATATTGACCTGGGAATAAAGAAATGACTTCGGTAAAAACATCATTTAGAAACTCATACACGATCTCTTTGGTTGGATCTAACGTATTTGGCGTAAATTGATTTCCCCAATAACCCCATGAAGAAACAAAAGGGAATATATGGTTTGGGTAAGAATGTTTATTAACTCCTAACTCTGGATATGCCAAAATTGTTGGCCAGGAATGTCCTGGAACATCAATTTCTGGAACAATCGTAATATGTCTTTCTTTAGCATATGCTACAACTTCTTTGATTTGATCTTGTGTATAAAATCCACTTCTTTCAGCTGGCTGATTCGTCGTGTGATGGAAAACAGTTGTTTTTTCAGAAGTCAATTTCGGATATTTTTTGATTTCAATGCGCCAACCTTGATCATCTGTTAAATGCCAATGAAAAGTATTCATTTTATATAGCGCCATCACATCCAAATACTTTTTAATGACATTAACACTATAAAATGTCCTGCTTGCATCTTGCATATAGCCACGCCAATGATACCTTGGAGCATCAGTGATGGTGACATTTGGAACTATCCATTTGCTATTATTTACGATAGATGTACTTTCGATCTTACTTGGTAATAATTGTCTGAGGGTTTGTGTCCCATAGTATAAACCAGTGGGTGAATTTGCTTTGACAATAATATTATTGGCTATTACATCTAATTTATATCCTTCTATTGGAATATTTTTTAAAGTTTTATCAATGACGAAGTGTATTCCTTTTTTTCTTGTACTTTCTTCTTCAATTTTAAGATCAAAACCCGTAGAAACTTTAATCAACTTTGCTAGTTCTTGTATTTCAGAACGGTTTTCTTTATTTATTAATATTAATGTTTGTGGAGTTAACGTAAATTCTCCATTGTGAGCAATGATTTCCGTAGGCTTTGGGATAATTGCAAAACGAGAATCCTGTGCTTGTAATTGATAAGAAACGAATAAAACAGCTACCGAAATAAGGTATTTCTTCTTTTTTTTTGGAAATAAAACATGATGTAATCGGATTGATATTAATTTAAGTTCGCTTAAAGTTAGAAAATCATTTTAATTGAACTGTGGAGTTTCTTATATCAAACGTTTGCGCTTTTTGGAGATGTCGCTATAAAATAAATATAAAGCCGTTCACGTAATTTAAGCAACGGCTTTATATTTATTTTGTATTCAGATTTGTCATCGTCAGTTCGATTCCGATGTTGATGAAGCTATTGATCATTTTTACAGCATGATCGATAAGTTGAGGCAGTTCTTTTTGCTCCTCGTAGTCAAAAGGGCCTAGAACATAATCGATTTGTCTTCCTTTGGGATAATTGTCACCAATCCCAAAACGAAGGCGAGGATATGCTTGACCTCCACATAATGCTTCGATTGATTTCAATCCATTGTGACCAGCTGCAGAGCCTTTAGGTTTAATGCGCAGTGACCCAAAAGGAATAGCTAGATCATCCACAATCACCAACGTGTTCTGAATAGGTACTTTCAGTAGCTGCATATAATAGTTCATGGCCTTACCACTCAAATTCATATAAGTTGTGGGTTTAATGACATAGACACTATGTCCTCGTTGTTTATATTCTGAGTAAGCCGCTAGTTTTAAGGTTGAAAAAGTCGCATTTGCCTCTTTGACAAGCTGATCAGCAACCATAAAACCAATATTATGTCGAGTATCGGCATATTCACTTCCGATATTGCCTAATCCTACGATAAGATAATTCATTGTTTAATACTTTACCTGCAAAAGTAAGGAAACCTTTTTATATACAATAGCGTTTCTGTATGAGTAACAAAGCAAAATAATTGCAATCATCATTTGATAATCAAAATTTATGTAATACAGTAACCAAAACTGAAGGAAGGGTAAACGATAAGATTGTAAGTAAAACTTCCTTGTTAATAAAAATCAAATGGATATTAATAAAAAAAGGCATCGAATTTCGATGCCTTTTGTAGGCGTTTAATAAATCTCGAGAGATTATTTTTTACCACCTTTAGTTGCTTTTGCAGCTTCTTGTTCTGCTTGACGTAAAGCACGTGACATGATAACAGATACGATTGTATCGTCAGCATTGTTTAATACTTTAGCATTTTGTAAAGTTACTTGAGCTACGCGGAATGATTTACCAACTTCTAAAGACTCCATAGGAACTTCAATCTCTTGAGGCAAGTTTCCAGGTAAAGCTTTAATACGTAATTTACGTAGTTTTTGAACTAATTTACCCCCTAATTTAACACCTGGAGAAGTTCCAGTTAATTTTACAGGAATATTTAAAGTAACTTCTTTCTCATCATTTAACTCCAAAAAGTCGATATGAGTAACTAAGTCAGTTAATGGATGGAATTGAGCGTCTTGAACAATAGCTTTTACAGTTTTTCCATCAAGGTTTAATTCTACGAATACAACCTCTGGTGTGTAAAGAACTGGTTTCAAATCAGCTGCGGATACAGACAGGTGTGTTTGTGTAGCACCACCATAAAGAACTGCAGGAATATTACCTTCATAACGCAATTCTTTTGAATCTCTTTTCCCTACGTTCTGTCTTACAGAACCGCTAATAGCAATTGATTTCATGTTTAATTTTTATTAAATTTTGAGGTGCAAAGATATGTATTTAATTGGATAATAAAATACTGATTGCTATTATTTTAAATAAAAAACGAATCTCTATGATGGAGATTCGTTTTTTATTATACATTGATTTCTATATCAGCGATTAATCAATCGTGAATAAATCTGAGATAGAACTATGTTGATTTACATTTTTAATCGCTTTTCCAAATAAATCTGCTGTAGATAACACTCTAATTTTAGTAGACTGTTTCATTTTTTCAGGATCTAATTGAATCGTATCTGTAACAATCATTTCAGACAATACCGAATTCTCAATTGTTTCATATGCTTTACCAGATAATACAGCATGTGTACATACTGCTCTTACTGATCGAGCACCACTTTCCATGATTAATGCAGCAGCTTTTGATAAAGTTCCAGCAGTATCACAGATGTCATCGATCAATACAACATCTTGACCTGTTACATCACCAATGATTGACATAGATTCAATTTCATTGGCACGTTTACGGCGTTTATCACAAATAATAACTTCAGCATTGAAGAATTTTGCAAATGTACGAGCACGGTATGAACCTCCCATATCTGGAGATGCAATCGTCAGGTTTGGAAGGTTAAGTGACTTGATGTAAGGAACGAAGATAATGGAACCATCTAAGTGATCAACAGGAATATCAAAGAAACCTTGGATTTGAGCAGCATGTAAGTCCATTGTCATGATTCGAGAGGCACCTGCTGCTGTGATCAGGTTCGCGATCATTTTTGCTCCAATGGCTACACGTGGTTTATCTTTACGATCTTGACGAGCAAAACCAAAATAAGGAACCACTGCAGTGATGTAATGTGCTGAAGCACGTTTTGCTGCATCAATCATCAATAATAATTCAAACAAATTATCGGTTGGTTGATTGGTTGATTGAACGATGAATACATCACTTCCACGAACGGATTCATTGTAAAAAGGTTGGATTTCTCCATCGCTAAAACGAGATAAACTCTTGTCACCAAGAGGCTTTCCATAAGCAGTAGCGATTTTTTCTGCCAATTCTGTAGTGCCAGAACCAGCGAATAACTTAACCGTGTTGAATTGCAAAGGCATGGTTTTTATTTTTGATATAGTGGATTAGAATAGAATTTTCTGTTAGTATGTTGCCAATTACTTTCTAATGATTTAAAAAAAATGGATTGTCTTTTTACAACAATCCATTTTTTTTAAAGTTGCTCGACCTGGATTCGAACCAAGACAAACAGTACCAAAAACTGTCGTACTACCCTTATACTATCGAGCAATCTATCTTAAAAATAAGAGTAGCCTTCACTACCGAATCTTTTCGATGCTGCAAAGTTATATAAATGTTTTTAATTTCAAAACTCGATTTCAAAAAAAATGAAAAGGCTGTCAAAACACAACGTATACGAAATACTAAAATATAGTTGCACAGGGTTTATCGGGTTGTAGCTTATGATCCCTTAGATTTTCCAAAAGTAACTTGGGATCCTACTTTGAATCGATTTTAAAAAGAAAAGGCTTACCTAAGTAAGCCTTTTTAAATGTTGCTCGACCTGGATTCGAACCAAGACAAACAGTACCAAAAACTGTCGTACTACCCTTATACTATCGAGCAAACATTATCAAAAATGGAACACTATGGAAGCGTGTCGGTCACTTTTGATGATGCAAATATACGGCGCTTTTTCATTTCTGCAAATAAAAAAAATCGAATAAATGTATTTTAATTGATTCTCAGGCTAATAATTTTAAAATACATTCGTTACGTATTGGAGATAGAGGCAATTCTAGACTAAGAAGAAGTAACAAATTTGAATTTTATAGGATAAAAAAATATAATTTAATTCGTTTGTTATTAAATATCCTTATTTTCGGTGCGTATTATAATCTTTATACAGTATAATTTATGAACTATACTAAAATTAATAATGTTTTAGGGTGGGCTTGTGCTATTATAGCAACAGTCACTTATATGTTAACCGCCGAACGGTCAACGAGTTGGTGGGATTGTGGTGAGTTTATAGCTTCCGCATATAAAATGCAGATTGTTCACCAGCCAGGTGCTCCTTTATTTTTGATGATTCAAAATATATTCTCAAATCTTGCCTTAGGTGATGTTACACGTATCGCTTTTTGGATGAATGTGGGTTCTGGTGTATGTAGTGGTATCACTATTTTATTTTTGTTTTGGACGATTACTGCATTAGCACGAAAAGTCGTAACAAAAACTGTAGAAGGAGACTACTCGAGCGCCGATTTGATCAAGATTTTTGGATCAGGTTTGGTAGGTGCATTGGCGTATGCTTTCTCAGATACATTTTGGTTCTCCGCAGTAGAGTCCGAAGTATATGCGATGTCTTCATTATGTACTGCTGTTGTATTCTGGGGCATCTTGAAGTGGGAGAATCATGCAGATGAACCAGGTTCAGATCGTTGGTTGATTTTTATCGCCTATGTAATGGGATTGTCTATTGGTGTCCATTTATTGAACTTGCTTGTTATTCCAGCAATTGCTTTGGTGATCTATTTTAAAAGAGCAAAAACAGTTACAAGTAAAGGTGCTATCCAATCATTCTTATTAGGTGTTGTTGTACTAGCGGTTATTCTATGGGGTGTCATTCAATACTCCGTTAAATTTGCTGCCTATTTTGATTTATTCTTCGTGAATTCTTTAGGAATGGGCTTTGGTACTGGATTTTCTTTCTTTGTTATTCTGTTAGTCGGATTATTAGCATATGGCATTTGGTATTCTATCAAAAAAGTGAAGCCAATTCTAAATATAGTGCTTATCGGTGCATCCTTTATTATTTTTGGTTATAGTTCTTTCGCTATGATCATGATTCGTGCAAAGGCCAATCCTACTTTAAATAACAGTGATCCTGAAAATGCTTTTACATTCTTGAGTTATTTGGGACGTGAGCAATATGCAAGCGAACCTTTGTTTAAAGGACCTAACTTTGATTCTAAAATTACAGGTGTAGAACCTACCTATTCGTATAGAAAAGATCAAGATAAATACACCAAAATACAAACAGGTTCCACTTATCAATACGATAAGGAAGTCTTGTTTCCAAGGGTATATAGTAATCGCGATGGACATCCTGGCTATTATGCTGATTTCTTGAAATTAGGTGAAGGTCAATCTCCTACATTTGGCGATAACCTGAAATTCTTTTTTAGTTATCAAATAGGACATATGTATGGACGCTATTTCTTATGGAACTTTGCAGGACGTCAAAATGACCAGCAAGGTCATGGCACCTTTACGGAAGGGAATTGGATTTCGGGGATTAAGCCTATTGACCAAATGCTCGTAGGCGGACAAAACGCCATTCCTGATTCGTTGAAAACAGATCCATCGAATAATAAATATTATTTCTTGCCCTTGATTATTGGTCTAATTGGTGCTTTTTGGCACTTTGGTAAAAGACAAAAAGATGCTGGTGTTGTTGGACTATTGTTCTTTTTTACGGGTTTAGCTATTGTATTATACTTAAATCAGAGTCCTTTACAACCTCGTGAACGTGATTACGCTTATGCAGGTTCTTTCTATGCATTTGCCATTTGGATCGGATTGGGGGTGTTTGCAATAGCAGATTTTCTAGGAAAGAAAATGAATCCAAAAACTGCTGCTGGATTGACAACGGTAGCTTGTTTGTTAGCAGCTCCAGTTTTATTGGCAAAAGAAAACTGGGATGATCATGATCGTTCACATAAATTAACTGCTCGCGATTTGGCAAAAGATTATTTAGAATCTTGTGCTCCAAATGCGATTTTATTCACTTATGGTGATAACGACACCTATCCATTGTGGTATGCACAAGAGGTAGAAGGTATACGTACAGATGTTCGTGTGGTGAATCTAAGCTTATTGAGTGCTGATTGGTACATGGAACAAATGCAGTATAAAGCGAACAATGCCGATGCACTACCGATTAATATTGATAAAGAGAAATTTAAAAAAGGTGTTCGTGATGTGATGTATTATCAAGATGTACAAGTTCCAGGACATGTTGATTTGAACCTGGTATTACAGATTATGCTTTCCGATGATCCTAAAAATAAGGCGCAGTTAAATACAGGAGAGTTTGAGAATTTCTTACCAACGAAAAACCTTTCTTTGGCTGTAGATAGAAATGCAGTTATTCAAAATAAAGTAGTGCCTAAAGAATGGGAAAGCTCAATTACAGATACCTTAACATGGACCTATAATAAAGGATATGTAACGCGTGCAGAATTATCTATTTTATCTATTCTAGCGCACAATAACTGGAAACGTCCTATTTATTTTGCAACCACTGTTCCCAATGATAATTATTTAGGTTTAGATAAGTATTTAGTACAGGAAGGTTTTGCATTGCGTTTGATGCCGATTAACGTAGCTAAAGAAAATGAAGGATCTGTGATTAATACAGATGCAGCATATACAGATATCACAAAGAAATATGCTTGGGGTAATTTTGCGACATCACCTTATTTGGATCCTGAATCGTACCGTATGTTGAGTTTGATTACCAATACAATAACAGGTAGTACCGCTACGCAGTTATTAGAACAAGGAAAAGCAAAAGAAGCCAAAGAAGTTGCGGTATTGACTTATGAGAAAATGCCAAAACGTGTTTTCTTGATGCGTGATGCTTTAAGTTATGCACTAGTTATTAATGTATTGTATAGTGTGGGAGAAAATCAGAAAGCAAATGATATTGTTAGTCGTAATTTGTTATTCTTAAAACAAAATATGGCTTATTATAATGACATCGCTCAAACGAAAGCAGAATTAGAATACGCAAATATTCAAACAGCGCTTCGAACACTAGGAGCCTATAAAAGTATTTTATCACAAACGAAAGAGACGAAACTTCTACAAGAAGTAACTCAACTTGAAAATGGTTATAAAAAACAATTTGGATTAGAATAAATCAAAATTTGAAAAGGGGCTTACATTTCGTAAGCCCCTTTTTTTGTGCCTTAATTTTATACTTAAAAATAGTGATCGACTAGCTCTTACGTGAATCCGGATCACCGACGTATTCGCATAACCTATACAACTTTGTCTAAAGGGCTTTTTTGAAGAA encodes the following:
- a CDS encoding DUF2723 domain-containing protein — encoded protein: MNYTKINNVLGWACAIIATVTYMLTAERSTSWWDCGEFIASAYKMQIVHQPGAPLFLMIQNIFSNLALGDVTRIAFWMNVGSGVCSGITILFLFWTITALARKVVTKTVEGDYSSADLIKIFGSGLVGALAYAFSDTFWFSAVESEVYAMSSLCTAVVFWGILKWENHADEPGSDRWLIFIAYVMGLSIGVHLLNLLVIPAIALVIYFKRAKTVTSKGAIQSFLLGVVVLAVILWGVIQYSVKFAAYFDLFFVNSLGMGFGTGFSFFVILLVGLLAYGIWYSIKKVKPILNIVLIGASFIIFGYSSFAMIMIRAKANPTLNNSDPENAFTFLSYLGREQYASEPLFKGPNFDSKITGVEPTYSYRKDQDKYTKIQTGSTYQYDKEVLFPRVYSNRDGHPGYYADFLKLGEGQSPTFGDNLKFFFSYQIGHMYGRYFLWNFAGRQNDQQGHGTFTEGNWISGIKPIDQMLVGGQNAIPDSLKTDPSNNKYYFLPLIIGLIGAFWHFGKRQKDAGVVGLLFFFTGLAIVLYLNQSPLQPRERDYAYAGSFYAFAIWIGLGVFAIADFLGKKMNPKTAAGLTTVACLLAAPVLLAKENWDDHDRSHKLTARDLAKDYLESCAPNAILFTYGDNDTYPLWYAQEVEGIRTDVRVVNLSLLSADWYMEQMQYKANNADALPINIDKEKFKKGVRDVMYYQDVQVPGHVDLNLVLQIMLSDDPKNKAQLNTGEFENFLPTKNLSLAVDRNAVIQNKVVPKEWESSITDTLTWTYNKGYVTRAELSILSILAHNNWKRPIYFATTVPNDNYLGLDKYLVQEGFALRLMPINVAKENEGSVINTDAAYTDITKKYAWGNFATSPYLDPESYRMLSLITNTITGSTATQLLEQGKAKEAKEVAVLTYEKMPKRVFLMRDALSYALVINVLYSVGENQKANDIVSRNLLFLKQNMAYYNDIAQTKAELEYANIQTALRTLGAYKSILSQTKETKLLQEVTQLENGYKKQFGLE